The genomic DNA ATCCAGAAGGGCCATCGGGGAAAACGCCGCTGCGCCATGGAGTCTCCGCGGGATGCTGCGGGCCGGTCGCGCCGGCGCATTGTCGAGAGCGATGTGAGCGGTAAAGCGCCAGGTCCGGATCGGGGTTCGTCCGATGCGGGCACTTTTCCGCGAGCTGGACAGGCAGGCGGGACGCCGCTTCAACGCAATGTGAGCCCGCGTCGGTCTGCCCGGTGGAGGCGCCGCGTGGAGCGACGGGCTATGGCGGAATGGTGCGCAAGCTCCTGACCCTGGCGATTCTCCTCCTGCCCGCGGCCTGTGCCACCCCTCCCCCCACCGTCGTCCCGCCCGAGAGGCTGATCCCCGAGGTCCGCGACCCCGGCCGCGCCCCGCTGGTCCATGCCGCGGTCCGCGAATGGGAAGCCTGGGGCAAGCTGGTGCTGACGGGCTGGGAGCCGGTGCTGGACGGCAACGCGATCCCCTCCCCGGCTAATTTCCCCCGTGTCCTGGCCTATTGGGAGGCCGTGCCGGGCAATCGCGGCGTGGCGCGGCAGCACCAGCGGCTGCACGACGCGCTGATGCTGGCCATGGCCCAGGATGGGCAGCCGCCGGTGGAACCGTCCATTTCCCTCTGGGCCTATCCCTTCTGGTCTGCCGCCTTCATCAGCTACGTGATGGAGCAGGCCGGGATGAGCGAGGCGGATTTCACGCCTTCAGCCCGACACGCCGCCTATATCGACGGGCTGCTGTCGCGTGCCTCCTGGGACCCGCAGGGCGCCGCCTTCCTGCCGCGCGCACCGGAGGAATACGCGCCGCAACCGGGCGACCTGCTCTGCGCCGACCGTTCCACCGGCAACCAGTTGCTGAGCTGGACCGAGCGGATGGCGGAGACGGGGGCCTTCCGGCCCATGCATTGCGACGTGGTGGTGTCGGACCAGCCCGGGCTGGTCCAGGCGATCGGCGGCAATGTGCGGGACGCTGTGGTGCTGCGCCGCCTGCCGGCGGACGGAAAGGGCCGGGTGAAGCCGGCGCCCTATGGGGAGGCGGGGTTCTTCGTGGTGTTCGAGAACCGGCTGGGACAGCGCGGCCTGGTCCGGCAGGACGGCGGGGAGAGGCAGGCGCCTCCGGGATGACCGCCGGGGGCAAACCCCGGTTCCGCCCTTATGCAGTCCCAAATCCCACACTCCACCGGAAACTGAGCGTTCCCTGTTCGCAACGGATTGCCGGATCATGAAAGTCGCCGCAAGAAAACATCCAGGCAGAAGCTGGGTGCCGCGACATGATCATGAAAAACCTCGCGCTTCGAGTTCCCGCCCTTTCGCGACTGCATCGCTCGCGCAACACCCTGTTGGGCGAAAGGGACACCCTCGCGGGTGAATTGCAGCAGGCTTCGAACCGGCTGGGCGAGGCGCTGGCGACACTGGATGAGGCCAGGGAGTTCGCAGGCAGCCTGAGGGCCAGCATCGCGAGCCCGTTCCACCATTTCCATGCAACCTTCGACGCGGAGGAGGTCGTGCGCCGCCACGCCGTCCAGGGGCTGCGGCCGGATGCCCGGCATCTCACGAACTTCCTCGGGGTGCTGATCCATCCCAGCTTCTTTCCACAGATCCTGGCGGACAGGGCCGGCCAGATCGAACCGGTCCCAATCCCCGCCAACTGGCACGCGGACATGGCCGAATGGGCGGCCGCGCTCCACGCCGTCGATCTCGCCCGGGACAGCTTCACGGTTCTCGAACTGGGTTGTGGCTGGGGCTGCTGGATGAACAACACCGGGGTCGCGGCCCGGCGCCGCGGGCTGGAGGTCCGGCTTCTGGGCGTGGAAGGCGACAGGGGGCATATCGGCTTCGCGGAGGAAGCCTGTGCCACCAACGGCTTCGCCCCGTCGCAGGTGACGCTTCGCCATGGCATCGCGACGGCAGGCTCCGGCGTCGCCCTGTTTCCGCGCCAGTCGGAGAGCAGCGGGTCCTGGGCGCTGGCGCCGGTCTTCGGCGCCACGGAGGAGCAGCGGCGCCAGGCGGCCGAGGCGGGGACCCATGACGAGCTCCCCATGGTCGCGCTGGAGGAGCTGCTCGCCCCCCATCCCCGCATCGACCTGCTGCACATGGACATCCAGGGCGGGGAGACCGACATCCTGCGGCAGTGCGGCCCCCTGCTGGCGGAGAAGGTCGCCTATCTCGTCATCGGCACGCATTCGCGCCAGATCGAGGGGCAGATCTTCGAGATGCTGCTGGCGGCGGGCTGGAAGCTGGAGATGGAACGTCCCGCGATCCTGCGCCTCGAGGAGCAGGGCCCCTTCGTCACCGTGGATGGTGTCCAGGGCTGGCGGAACCTTGCCCTGAACCCCTGAAACGCGACCGCCGGAGCGGGTGGCAGTCCCCTGCCCTCCCGCCCGGCATGGCGGGCCGGCCGCGCCCCCGAAGCCCTTGCGGAACCCGCCTGCAGCGCGGGCGCCCCCGGCCCGGCAACCGGGTCGCGCGCCGCCCGCTGTTGACAGGGGGATGACGAGGCCGCTACCCGCCTCCCCTTCCTGATCACCCTTCACCACAGGTGCGTGAACCATGGCCCTTGCCTTCGTGTTTCCGGGACAGGGCAGCCAGGCCGTCGGCATGGGCCGCGAGCTGGCCGCCGCCTTCGCGCCGGCGCGCGAGGTCTTCGAGGCGGTGGACGAGACGCTGAAGCAGAATCTGTCGCGCCTGATGTTCGAGGGACCGATCGAGGAGCTGACGCTGACCGCCAATGCCCAGCCGGCGCTGATGGCCGTCTCGCTGGCCGCCCTGCGGGTGCTGGAGAGCGAGGGCGGCTTCGCGCTGCGCGACAAGGCAGCGCTGGTGGCCGGGCATTCGCTCGGCGAGTACAGCGCGCTCGCCGCCGCCGGCAGCTTCGACGTGCCGACCGCCGCCCGGCTGCTACGCCTGCGCGGGGATGCGATGCAGAAGGCGGTGCCGGCAGGGATCGGCGCCATGGCGGCCCTGCTGGGTGCCGAGGCGGAACAGGCCCGCGCCATCTGCGAGCGCGCGGCCCCGGAGCCGGAAACGGGCCGGCGCGAGGTGGCCGAGATGGCCAACGACAATGGCGGCGGACAGGTGGTGATTTCCGGCCACAAGGGCGCCATCGAGCGGGCCATCGAGATCGCCAAGGCCGAGGGGATCAAGCGCGCCATGCTGCTGCCCGTCTCCGCACCCTTCCACTGCTCCCTGATGGGGCCGGCGGCCGAGGCCATGGGCGAGGCGCTGGAGCGCGCCACCGTGAACGCCCCCGCCGTGCCGGTGGTGGCCAATGTGACCGCCGCCAAGGTGACGGACCCGGCGCGGATCCGCGAGCTGCTGGTGCAGCAGGTCACCGGCTCGGTGCGCTGGCGCGAGAGCGTGGCGGCGATGGTGGCCATGGGCTGCGACCGCTTCATCGAGATCGGCGCCGGCAAGGTGTTGACCGGGCTGATGAAGCGCAACGCGCCGGAGGCCACGGCCATGGCCTGCGGCACGCCAGCGGAGATCGAGGCGGTGCTGAAGGCGCTCTGAGCGCCTTTCCGCCGCGGCTTCCCACCACAGCTTCCCCGGCCCGTCTCTCGTTCAGCCCGTCTCGCCCTGGCGGTCTCCGGACGCTACAGAGCCGGCACGACATCGTTCCGGCATCGCCATGGCGGCGCCCCTTCCATGGGCGGAGGGCCACGGGACGCGCACCAGGAATGCGGGCCGGCGGGAATGCCGGCACAACGCGGATCACCCGCCCGGCGGGTTCCGGACTGAGGAGAGCGGTTACCATGTTCCGACTGGACGGAAAGGCGGCGCTGGTCACGGGCGCCACGGGCGGCATCGGCGCCGCGATCGCGCGGGCGCTGCATGCCCAGGGCGCGGAAGTGGCCCTGACCGGCCGGCGCGAGAGCGAGCTCTCGGCGCTGGCCGAGGCGCTGGGCGAGCGGGTGACGGTAATCCCGGCCGACCTCTCCGACCCGGAGGCGCCGGCGGCGCTGGTGGAGAAGGTCGAGGCCGAACTCGGCGGGCTGGACATCCTGGTGAACAACGCCGGGCTGACCCGCGATGGCCTCGCCCTGCGGATGGGCGACAAGGACTGGTCGGACGTGCTGGAGGTGGACCTGACGGCGCCCTTCCGGCTGGCGCGGGCCTCGCTGCGCGGGATGATGAAGCGCCGCGCCGGGCGGATCGTCTCCA from Roseomonas gilardii includes the following:
- the fabG gene encoding 3-oxoacyl-[acyl-carrier-protein] reductase, translated to MFRLDGKAALVTGATGGIGAAIARALHAQGAEVALTGRRESELSALAEALGERVTVIPADLSDPEAPAALVEKVEAELGGLDILVNNAGLTRDGLALRMGDKDWSDVLEVDLTAPFRLARASLRGMMKRRAGRIVSIASIVGVTGNPGQANYAAAKAGLIGMSKSLAQEVATRGVTVNVVAPGFVKTAMTDALNEAQKGAIMGRIPMQKMGLPEDIAAAVAYLASDEAGWVTGQTLHVNGGMAMI
- a CDS encoding DUF2272 domain-containing protein; translation: MVRKLLTLAILLLPAACATPPPTVVPPERLIPEVRDPGRAPLVHAAVREWEAWGKLVLTGWEPVLDGNAIPSPANFPRVLAYWEAVPGNRGVARQHQRLHDALMLAMAQDGQPPVEPSISLWAYPFWSAAFISYVMEQAGMSEADFTPSARHAAYIDGLLSRASWDPQGAAFLPRAPEEYAPQPGDLLCADRSTGNQLLSWTERMAETGAFRPMHCDVVVSDQPGLVQAIGGNVRDAVVLRRLPADGKGRVKPAPYGEAGFFVVFENRLGQRGLVRQDGGERQAPPG
- the fabD gene encoding ACP S-malonyltransferase, encoding MALAFVFPGQGSQAVGMGRELAAAFAPAREVFEAVDETLKQNLSRLMFEGPIEELTLTANAQPALMAVSLAALRVLESEGGFALRDKAALVAGHSLGEYSALAAAGSFDVPTAARLLRLRGDAMQKAVPAGIGAMAALLGAEAEQARAICERAAPEPETGRREVAEMANDNGGGQVVISGHKGAIERAIEIAKAEGIKRAMLLPVSAPFHCSLMGPAAEAMGEALERATVNAPAVPVVANVTAAKVTDPARIRELLVQQVTGSVRWRESVAAMVAMGCDRFIEIGAGKVLTGLMKRNAPEATAMACGTPAEIEAVLKAL
- a CDS encoding FkbM family methyltransferase, whose product is MQQASNRLGEALATLDEAREFAGSLRASIASPFHHFHATFDAEEVVRRHAVQGLRPDARHLTNFLGVLIHPSFFPQILADRAGQIEPVPIPANWHADMAEWAAALHAVDLARDSFTVLELGCGWGCWMNNTGVAARRRGLEVRLLGVEGDRGHIGFAEEACATNGFAPSQVTLRHGIATAGSGVALFPRQSESSGSWALAPVFGATEEQRRQAAEAGTHDELPMVALEELLAPHPRIDLLHMDIQGGETDILRQCGPLLAEKVAYLVIGTHSRQIEGQIFEMLLAAGWKLEMERPAILRLEEQGPFVTVDGVQGWRNLALNP